The Exiguobacterium acetylicum genome includes a window with the following:
- a CDS encoding YaaR family protein, with protein sequence MDIRRIQETQRLQSLKGGPREVEASTTFSALMQEKRDHKGYERLQQKLALVEEHGQLLAESQTIEHLESYKEKIKDFLKDALDQSQQLEEKRGFNRRGRTKIYKVVEQVDAKLLQLTDTVISGESRRLDILDQIGEIKGMLVNVFV encoded by the coding sequence ATGGATATCCGCCGCATCCAAGAAACGCAACGCCTACAATCGCTTAAAGGCGGTCCTCGTGAAGTCGAGGCGTCGACGACCTTCTCTGCCTTGATGCAGGAGAAACGCGACCACAAAGGCTACGAGCGTCTTCAACAGAAGCTCGCGCTCGTCGAAGAACATGGGCAATTGCTCGCTGAGAGCCAGACAATCGAGCACCTCGAAAGCTATAAAGAAAAAATCAAAGACTTCTTAAAAGATGCTCTCGACCAATCACAACAACTCGAAGAGAAGCGCGGCTTCAATCGTCGCGGTCGGACGAAAATCTATAAGGTCGTCGAACAGGTCGACGCGAAGCTTCTTCAGTTAACGGATACGGTCATCTCGGGTGAGTCGCGCCGTCTTGATATCCTCGACCAAATCGGCGAAATCAAAGGCATGCTCGTCAACGTCTTCGTATAA
- a CDS encoding DUF2225 domain-containing protein produces MPDLYLKKCTCPYCLQTTETKRVLSRHIRVASTDFDGFTRYQGVNVYLYEPIQCSHCRFFFHESFGKLSLDVRATLQDHILPTLPVLPFASTERTIEQAIQLYKLCLYTAQVTEQKPAIQAMLGVRLSWLHRLTGQTDEEQLWASRAIEKYLPLYDNYTSVKESGIPEDVLLLRIADLYAVTKEKDTARLWYSRLFQSKTATDKIKKDARIHWEWVQEQD; encoded by the coding sequence ATGCCAGACCTATATCTCAAAAAATGTACCTGCCCCTATTGCTTACAGACGACGGAAACGAAACGGGTCCTGTCACGACATATCCGTGTCGCTTCGACTGATTTTGATGGATTCACCCGCTATCAAGGCGTCAATGTCTATCTCTACGAACCGATTCAATGTAGCCATTGCCGGTTCTTTTTCCACGAGTCGTTCGGGAAGTTATCGTTAGACGTACGAGCGACATTGCAGGATCACATACTACCGACGCTTCCCGTCTTACCATTCGCTAGCACCGAGCGGACGATCGAGCAGGCGATTCAGCTCTATAAACTTTGCCTCTACACGGCTCAAGTGACGGAGCAAAAACCGGCAATCCAAGCGATGCTTGGTGTGCGTTTGTCCTGGTTACACCGTTTGACTGGTCAAACGGACGAAGAACAACTTTGGGCGAGTCGAGCAATCGAGAAGTATCTTCCGCTGTACGACAACTATACGTCCGTCAAAGAGAGCGGGATTCCAGAAGACGTCCTTCTGCTACGGATCGCCGACCTGTACGCCGTGACGAAAGAGAAAGACACGGCTCGCCTCTGGTACAGCCGCTTATTCCAAAGCAAGACGGCGACTGACAAAATTAAAAAAGACGCACGAATCCACTGGGAATGGGTGCAAGAGCAGGACTAA
- a CDS encoding flagellin, translating to MRITNNVQALKAYRNLSINQTNVKTTMDKLSSGQKINRGADDAAGLAISEKMRNRLKALDKAEQNVLDGVSMIQTAEGGLSETHNLLQRMRELAVQAGNGTLATEDRTAIQEEINQLTNEVSRIAKTTQFNGKELLSGKFNDADNALFIQTNAGANEGISITINDMQALALDISSTTQADPSIRPLDFPSGDAPEYALSVMTAADANDTISHYTKAIDTVSQQRAQLGAIQNRFEATSSVLSVSAENLTASESRIRDTDMAREMMEYAKFNILNQSGMAMIAQANALPQGVLQLLN from the coding sequence ATGAGAATCACGAATAACGTTCAAGCCTTGAAGGCTTATCGCAATCTCAGCATCAACCAGACGAATGTCAAGACGACAATGGATAAATTGTCGAGCGGTCAGAAGATCAACCGGGGAGCGGACGATGCAGCTGGTCTTGCAATCTCGGAGAAGATGCGCAATCGCTTGAAAGCACTCGATAAAGCCGAACAGAACGTTCTTGACGGTGTCTCGATGATTCAAACGGCTGAAGGTGGTTTGAGTGAGACACATAACCTGTTGCAACGAATGCGTGAACTGGCAGTTCAAGCTGGTAACGGTACGCTCGCAACAGAAGACCGGACTGCAATCCAAGAAGAAATTAACCAGCTGACGAACGAGGTCTCACGGATTGCGAAGACGACACAGTTCAACGGCAAAGAATTGTTGAGTGGTAAGTTCAACGATGCCGATAATGCCCTGTTCATCCAAACGAACGCAGGAGCAAACGAAGGGATCTCAATTACGATTAACGACATGCAAGCCCTTGCGCTTGATATCAGTTCAACGACACAAGCTGATCCTTCAATTCGCCCGCTTGATTTCCCGAGCGGTGACGCACCGGAGTACGCCCTTAGCGTCATGACGGCAGCGGATGCAAACGACACAATCAGCCATTATACGAAAGCGATCGATACGGTCTCCCAGCAACGGGCACAACTCGGGGCAATCCAGAACCGCTTTGAAGCGACGTCATCCGTCCTCAGTGTCAGCGCCGAGAACTTGACGGCTTCAGAATCACGGATTCGCGATACCGATATGGCACGGGAGATGATGGAATACGCGAAGTTCAACATCCTCAACCAATCGGGTATGGCCATGATTGCTCAAGCAAACGCCCTGCCGCAAGGCGTCTTACAACTACTCAACTAA
- a CDS encoding EscU/YscU/HrcU family type III secretion system export apparatus switch protein, whose translation MYQKIDLTGRKTAAVLRYDEASGQAPVVVARASGQAADRILQEARANGVAIEHDTSLLGHLLDLDLGTAIPPQLYDVMAELLLLIEELDNAKGRQT comes from the coding sequence ATGTATCAGAAAATCGATTTAACCGGACGCAAGACCGCTGCTGTCCTCCGCTACGATGAAGCATCCGGTCAAGCACCGGTCGTCGTCGCTCGGGCAAGCGGACAAGCAGCGGACCGTATTTTGCAGGAAGCTCGCGCGAACGGAGTCGCAATCGAACACGACACTTCATTACTCGGTCACTTGCTCGACCTTGATCTCGGGACCGCGATTCCACCGCAACTGTATGACGTGATGGCTGAACTGCTCTTATTGATCGAAGAACTCGACAACGCGAAAGGACGGCAAACATGA
- a CDS encoding sensor domain-containing diguanylate cyclase → MRPTLPIVYLLISYGLMVLVSGTPFVPPVAVLSTLLGVTFVAVKVRYWFFPKHPERSVGIAILLFASGLWINFILTFIPHPPEVDSVANLTLTAFLILTAIAFSRLIDWSSIRHARLLYIDGVLLFGMVFVFGYTVILRHLPTFARSDIEFVAMLGYSISFIAQLFFFLILYATGLRGPIHKRLIRAMMLFIVANLGYYTFFIRNELTFAACFFPLYAVSLFDLAVYFRDVPPKQPARDRLGRPYLPYISLLVLLAGVTFLPIAQDVYFPTLIVLFSLFMFRQFFSERLNRKLLTELETFEVDLTHRIDRHTAQLELRKEEYRRLFLAHPQPIIRLDGNGHEKAMNPAAERYFPHGYVPDALVEQLIVAFLKLETGEKQLLMRPVDGRTFEVTLIPIPGEADLYVILSDLTEALSQEKWLQELGYHDALTALPNRRYFEDHLGPQLATLTEGSLLFIDLDGFKQINDRYGHDAGDYVLQETARRLQLDLTHDDLAARLGGDEFIVFLARSRAETITYAENVLLRLNDPFFFDATAMQVTPSIGIARYPDDGRTTSLLLIRADEAMYTVKQEEKNAYRFK, encoded by the coding sequence ATGCGACCGACGTTACCCATTGTTTACCTACTGATCAGCTACGGCTTGATGGTGCTCGTCAGCGGAACGCCATTCGTTCCACCCGTCGCGGTCCTTTCGACGCTACTCGGCGTTACTTTCGTCGCTGTTAAAGTCAGGTATTGGTTCTTCCCGAAACATCCGGAACGTTCAGTCGGCATCGCGATTCTCTTATTCGCCAGTGGACTCTGGATCAATTTCATCCTGACCTTCATTCCGCATCCACCGGAAGTCGATTCTGTTGCCAACTTGACTTTGACTGCCTTTTTGATTCTGACCGCCATCGCATTTTCCCGCTTGATCGACTGGTCATCGATCCGGCATGCACGCCTTCTCTACATCGATGGTGTGCTCTTGTTCGGCATGGTCTTCGTCTTCGGCTACACAGTCATCCTCAGGCACTTGCCGACGTTCGCGCGCTCTGACATCGAGTTCGTCGCCATGCTCGGCTATTCAATCAGTTTTATTGCGCAGTTGTTCTTTTTTTTGATTTTGTATGCGACGGGACTGCGCGGTCCGATACATAAGCGACTGATTCGCGCAATGATGTTATTCATCGTCGCGAATCTTGGTTATTATACATTTTTCATTCGTAATGAATTGACGTTTGCCGCCTGTTTCTTTCCGCTCTACGCTGTCAGTCTGTTTGATCTTGCTGTCTACTTCAGGGATGTGCCACCGAAACAACCGGCACGCGATCGACTCGGAAGACCCTATTTGCCGTATATTAGTTTGCTCGTCTTACTTGCCGGTGTGACGTTCTTACCGATCGCGCAGGATGTCTACTTCCCGACGCTAATTGTATTATTCTCGTTGTTTATGTTTCGGCAGTTTTTCTCCGAACGGCTCAATCGAAAATTACTAACGGAGCTCGAAACGTTCGAGGTTGACCTGACGCACCGAATCGATCGTCATACAGCACAACTGGAACTCCGAAAGGAAGAGTATCGCCGTCTATTCCTCGCTCACCCGCAACCAATCATTCGACTTGATGGCAATGGGCATGAGAAAGCGATGAACCCGGCGGCAGAACGTTACTTCCCACACGGTTACGTTCCTGATGCCTTAGTTGAGCAATTAATTGTGGCATTCTTAAAGCTCGAAACTGGTGAAAAACAACTCTTGATGCGACCCGTCGACGGTCGGACGTTCGAAGTAACGTTAATCCCGATTCCGGGTGAAGCTGATTTGTACGTCATCCTGTCTGACTTAACGGAAGCCTTATCGCAGGAGAAATGGTTACAAGAACTCGGCTATCACGACGCCTTGACGGCTCTTCCAAATCGCCGTTACTTCGAGGATCACCTTGGTCCACAGCTCGCAACACTGACGGAAGGCTCACTGCTATTCATCGATCTCGACGGCTTTAAGCAGATCAATGACCGCTACGGGCATGATGCTGGAGATTACGTTCTCCAGGAGACAGCACGTCGCCTGCAGCTCGATTTAACGCATGACGATTTGGCGGCACGACTCGGTGGTGACGAGTTCATCGTTTTCCTCGCTCGCAGTCGCGCGGAAACGATCACATATGCAGAAAACGTCCTCCTTCGCTTGAACGATCCGTTCTTTTTTGACGCAACAGCGATGCAAGTGACGCCGTCGATTGGTATCGCTCGTTACCCTGACGATGGTCGGACGACGAGTCTACTCTTGATCCGGGCCGATGAAGCGATGTATACCGTCAAGCAAGAAGAGAAGAATGCCTACCGCTTTAAATGA
- the fliS gene encoding flagellar export chaperone FliS, with amino-acid sequence MTEQELYAMTPQQLTEVMLTGLVLQYDQAILARDANRFDEVNERLQKAYQLLDKLQAGLHDDGGIITAQLDALYHYLAEQTLQVYKTPSVLDELLELAEDLRITWQAAQTDERPLARAVHHQRYEGMEYE; translated from the coding sequence ATGACAGAACAAGAACTCTACGCGATGACCCCACAACAGCTGACGGAAGTGATGTTGACGGGACTCGTCCTTCAATACGACCAAGCCATTCTCGCACGTGACGCAAACCGCTTTGACGAGGTGAACGAACGCCTACAAAAAGCTTATCAGTTACTCGACAAATTGCAGGCAGGATTACACGACGACGGCGGCATCATCACGGCACAACTGGACGCGCTCTACCACTATCTTGCCGAGCAGACGTTACAGGTCTATAAGACACCGAGCGTCTTAGACGAACTACTTGAACTAGCAGAAGATTTACGCATCACTTGGCAAGCGGCTCAGACCGATGAACGACCACTTGCGCGCGCCGTACATCATCAACGATACGAAGGGATGGAATACGAATGA
- the fliS gene encoding flagellar export chaperone FliS: MNPYATYQTNSVTTALPQDLTLMLYEGLIKFSMLAKRAIEQKMIEQKNTNIQKAQAIISELQLTLNQSIALSKDLNSLYDYMQTRLIDANVKNDLVAIDEVIGFAEEFRETWKEAMKLARQR; this comes from the coding sequence ATGAACCCTTATGCTACGTATCAGACGAACTCGGTAACGACGGCGTTACCTCAAGACTTAACACTGATGTTATATGAAGGATTAATCAAATTCTCGATGCTCGCAAAACGAGCAATTGAACAGAAAATGATTGAACAAAAAAATACGAATATCCAAAAAGCTCAAGCAATCATCAGTGAGTTACAATTGACGCTCAATCAATCGATTGCCCTGTCAAAAGACTTGAACAGTTTGTATGACTACATGCAAACACGGTTAATTGATGCGAATGTTAAAAATGATCTCGTTGCAATCGACGAAGTGATCGGCTTTGCCGAAGAATTCCGCGAGACGTGGAAAGAAGCGATGAAACTCGCACGGCAACGATGA